A section of the Dehalococcoidales bacterium genome encodes:
- the rpsT gene encoding 30S ribosomal protein S20, with product MPITKSAKRHVRVSEERRQRNRSVRTQCRSNVVRAGRLIVTGELEAAREAVAVAINSLDKAVTKGVIHSNNAARRKARLVKKLNQALAGGQETGA from the coding sequence TTGCCCATCACCAAGTCAGCCAAGAGACACGTGCGCGTGAGTGAAGAGCGGCGCCAGCGCAACAGGTCGGTCCGCACCCAATGCCGGAGCAATGTTGTCCGGGCGGGACGGCTTATCGTCACCGGAGAGCTTGAGGCCGCCCGGGAAGCTGTGGCTGTTGCCATCAACTCCCTGGACAAAGCTGTGACCAAGGGTGTCATCCATTCTAACAATGCCGCCCGGCGGAAAGCGCGCCTCGTGAAAAAACTGAACCAGGCTCTGGCCGGCGGGCAGGAAACCGGTGCATAG